Proteins from one Telopea speciosissima isolate NSW1024214 ecotype Mountain lineage chromosome 1, Tspe_v1, whole genome shotgun sequence genomic window:
- the LOC122670887 gene encoding pentatricopeptide repeat-containing protein At5g04780, mitochondrial, translating into MRTLQWKYRELCSSINFYRRCFSVLLQGESDMTFPTSLICVGTNDSKVFDLHNLLQRCARNKAAKEGKICHGRVVLYGLEKDILTSNILINMYSKCGFLESACQIFVRMPKRSPVSWNTIIGAHTQHGEEEEALKLFMQMLKEGDPPSEFTLSSILCACAVKLAIYESKQLHAFALKTAMNSNVFVGTAVLDVYAKCKLIEDARLVFDTMSERSDVTWSSMVAGYVQNDLYEEALILFHRAQKMGLERSQFTLSAAVSACASLAAVIEGSQLHAVLVKTGFVSNLFVSASLIDMYAKCGSIEGAYFVFASLEGKNVVLWNAMISGFARHARFIEAMILFEKMQQMGIYPNEITYVSILSVCSHVGLIERGHRYFDLMNRDPSVEPNVHHYSCMVDILGRAGMIHEARDMIETMPLEASASMWGSLLASCRNHGNYELAEIAAKHLFEIEPHNAGNHVLLSNIYAANKRWEEVARSRKLLKDSGVKKVMGKSWIEVKGRVHTFMVGEGSHPRIGDIYAKLEDLVDEMKKLDYLAEIEQDLHDVEEDQKKVLLRHHSEKLALAFALISFPPGMHIVIKKNLRICKDCHSFMKLASRIARREIIVRDTNRFHHFRDGSCSCGDFW; encoded by the coding sequence ATGAGGACCTTACAATGGAAATATAGGGAATTATGTAGTTCCATTAATTTTTATCGTAGATGCTTTTCAGTTTTGCTCCAAGGTGAATCTGACATGACATTCCCAACGAGTCTTATATGTGTTGGCACCAATGACTCTAAAGTATTTGATTTACACAATCTCTTGCAAAGATGTGCAAGGAACAAGGCAGCTAAGGAAGGAAAGATATGCCACGGGAGAGTTGTTCTTTATGGTCTAGAAAAGGACATACTTACATCAAATATTCTCATTAACATGTATTCCAAATGTGGATTTTTAGAGTCTGCATGCCAGATATTTGTTAGGATGCCTAAGCGAAGCCCAGTTTCTTGGAATACCATAATTGGTGCACATACTCAGcatggagaggaggaagaagctcTTAAACTTTTTATGCAGATGTTAAAAGAAGGAGACCCACCTAGTGAATTCACCTTGTCAAGTATTCTTTGTGCGTGTGCTGTGAAGTTGGCTATCTATGAGAGCAAACAATTACATGCATTTGCTCTAAAAACTGCAATGAATTCCAATGTCTTTGTGGGTACCGCTGTACTTGATGTTTATGCAAAGTGTAAGTTAATTGAAGATGCTCGCCTggtatttgataccatgtctgAAAGAAGTGATGTCACATGGAGTTCAATGGTGGCTGGTTATGTTCAAAATGATCTCTATGAGGAGGCTTTGATTTTGTTTCATAGAGCTCAAAAGATGGGGTTGGAGCGGTCTCAGTTTACACTCTCTGCTGCTGTCAGTGCTTGTGCAAGTCTGGCTGCAGTTATTGAAGGTAGCCAGTTGCATGCAGTGTTGGTAAAAACTGGTTTTGTTTCAAACCTTTTCGTGTCTGCCTCTCTCATAGACATGTATGCAAAGTGTGGAAGCATTGAGGGAGCTTACTTTGTTTTTGCTAGCTTGGAAGGGAAGAATGTTGTCTTATGGAATGCAATGATCTCGGGTTTTGCTAGACATGCACGCTTCATTGAGGCGATGATACTATTTGAGAAAATGCAGCAGATGGGTATATATCCAAATGAAATTACTTACGTTTCTATTTTATCTGTCTGTAGTCATGTTGGTTTAATTGAAAGGGGACACAGATATTTTGACTTGATGAACAGAGATCCGAGTGTGGAGCCCAATGTGCACCACTATTCATGCATGGTTGATATTCTAGGCAGGGCTGGGATGATTCATGAAGCTCGGGACATGATCGAAACAATGCCGCTTGAGGCTTCTGCTTCCATGTGGGGATCTTTGTTGGCCTCTTGCAGGAACCATGGGAATTATGAGTTGGCAGAGATTGCAGCAAAACATTTGTTTGAAATTGAACCGCATAATGCAGGAAACCATGTATTGCTGTCAAACATATATGCAGCCAATAAAAGGTGGGAGGAAGTTGCAAGGTCGAGGAAGCTTCTTAAGGACAGTGGGGTGAAAAAGGTGATGGGGAAGAGTTGGATTGAAGTTAAGGGCAGGGTTCACACATTCATGGTTGGGGAAGGAAGCCATCCTAGAATTGGTGATATTTATGCAAAATTGGAGGATTTGGTTGATGAGATGAAGAAGCTAGACTACTTGGCCGAGATTGAACAGGACCTGCATGATGTGGAGGAGGATCAAAAGAAAGTGCTCTTGAGGCACCATAGTGAGAAGCTGGCTCTTGCCTTTGCACTGATAAGCTTCCCACCTGGTATGCATATTGTGATCAAGAAGAACCTCCGAATCTGCAAGGACTGCCACTCCTTTATGAAGCTTGCATCGAGGATTGCAAGGAGGGAAATCATTGTGAGGGATACCAACCGTTTTCACCATTTTAGGGATGGATCATGTTCATGTGGGGACTTCTGGTGA
- the LOC122648567 gene encoding photosystem I subunit O gives MAATIMSTSTTVVGLATSSLLSSPPKRSNLNSSFIRSGGVAARNPLKQQLSSGGKFTCFQRDWLRTDLNVIGFGFIGWLAPSSIPIINGNSLTGLFFQSIGSELSHFPTPPALTSQFWLWLITWHLGLFICLTFGQIGFKGRTEEYF, from the exons ATGGCAGCGACGATCATGTCCACATCAACCACCGTGGTAGGCTTGGCCACCTCCTCCCTCTTATCGTCTCCGCCCAAGAGATCAAATCTCAACTCAAGTTTCATACGGTCAGGTGGAGTTGCAGCCAGAAACCCTTTGAAGCAACAACTCTCTTCAGGTGGAAAGTTTACATG CTTCCAGAGAGATTGGCTGAGGACAGACCTGAACGTAATAGGGTTCGGGTTTATAGGGTGGTTAGCGCCTTCAAGCATTCCAATAATTAACGGTAACAGCTTGACGGGACTCTTCTTTCAAAGCATTGGGTCGGAGCTCTCCCATTTCCCTACACCCCCTGCTCTCACTTCTCAGTTCTG GTTGTGGTTAATCACTTGGCATTTGGGACTTTTCATTTGCCTCACTTTCGGTCAAATTGGCTTCAAGGGAAGGACCGAGGAATACTTCTGA
- the LOC122672812 gene encoding lysosomal Pro-X carboxypeptidase-like → MIASAGSMFPWFIVFFLLFHFCSNISIASITPRFPSSIARPELISSSTTGKKVVYESKYFTQTLDHFNFQPQGYQTFQQRYLINHNYWGGAKNNAPIFVYTGNEGNIEWFAQNTGFMIDTAPHFKALLVFIEHRFYGKSIPFGGNQDVAYCNASTLGYLSSTQALADYATLIIDLKKNLTAEDSPVLVLGGSYGGMLAAWFRLKYPHVAMGALASSAPILNFEDIISPYSFNDIITQDFRSVSENCYKVIKGSWKQMEETARKHGGLELLRKSFRICKNYISIDSLESWLSTALIYTAMTDYPTPSNFLNPLPAYPVKQMCKAVEDPMAGNDTFKKLYGAANIYYNYTGNAKCFDLNDNSDPHGLSEWNWQACTEMILPTDGNNEESIFPPSQWNYSDRASFCNMIYGIEPRPNWITSEFGGHDISRVLKSFGSNIIFFNGLRDPWSGGGVLKNISKSITAIVAKEGAHHVDLRFSTEEDPEWLRNVRKREIRIISKWLKQYYLDLAQYYFIKRELIVLHMY, encoded by the exons ATGATAGCATCAGCAGGGTCCATGTTTCCATGgttcatcgtcttcttcctcctcttccattTTTGTTCAAATATATCAATTGCCAGTATCACTCCCAGGTTCCCTTCTTCCATTGCAAGGCCTGAATTGATCTCCTCTTCCACTACAGGAAAGAAGGTGGTTTATGAATCCAAGTATTTCACACAAACGCTAGATCACTTCAATTTCCAGCCCCAAGGCTACCAAACCTTTCAACAAAGATATCTCATCAACCACAACTACTGGGGTGGTGCCAAGAACAATGCTCCTATTTTCGTTTACACAGGAAACGAAGGCAACATCGAATGGTTCGCCCAGAACACAGGTTTCATGATTGACACTGCTCCTCATTTCAAAGCCCTTCTGGTCTTCATTGAG CATAGGTTTTATGGGAAATCTATCCCTTTTGGAGGTAACCAAGATGTGGCTTATTGCAATGCGAGTACGCTTGGGTATTTGAGTTCCACACAGGCTTTGGCCGATTATGCCACTTTGATCATCGATTTGAAGAAGAATTTAACAGCTGAGGACTCTCCAGTGCTTGTTCTTGGAGGTTCTTATGGAGGAA TGCTGGCAGCATGGTTTAGGTTGAAGTACCCACATGTAGCCATGGGAGCTCTGGCATCTTCTGCTCCAATCCTCAACTTTGAAGACATTATTTCTCCATATAGTTTCAACGACATTATCACTCAAGATTTCAGG AGTGTGAGCGAGAATTGTTACAAAGTTATCAAAGGGTCGTGGAAGCAGATGGAGGAAACTGCTCGAAAACATGGTGGACTTGAGCTGCTAAGAAAGTCATTTAGGATCTGCAA GAACTACATAAGCATAGATTCTCTAGAGAGTTGGTTGTCTACTGCACTCATATATACTGCCATGACTGATTATCCTACTCCTTCAAACTTCTTGAATCCTTTGCCAGCTTATCCTGTGAAACAG ATGTGTAAGGCAGTTGAGGATCCAATGGCAGGGAATGACACATTTAAGAAGCTGTATGGTGCAGCCAACATCTACTATAACTACACTGGTAATGCCAAGTGTTTTGATCTCAACGATAATTCCGATCCACACGGCCTTAGCGAATGGAATTGGCAG GCATGTACAGAAATGATTTTGCCCACAGATGGTAACAATGAGGAGAGTATATTTCCTCCATCTCAGTGGAACTACAGTGATAGAGCCAGTTTCTGCAATATGATATATGGAATTGAACCCAGGCCCAATTGGATTACAAGTGAATTTGGTGGCCAT GATATTAGTAGGGTCTTGAAAAGTTTTGGAAGCaatatcatcttcttcaatgggTTAAGAGATCCTTGGAGTGGTGGAGG TGTATTAAAGAACATATCCAAAAGCATTACTGCCATTGTTGCAAAAGAAG GTGCACATCATGTTGACCTGAGGTTCTCAACAGAAGAAGATCCAGAATGGCTTCGAAatgtaaggaaaagagagatcAGAATCATATCAAAGTGGCTCAAACAATACTACCTCGATTTGGCCCAATA ttatttcat aaagagagaattaaTTGTTCTCCATATGTACTAA
- the LOC122672906 gene encoding putative B3 domain-containing protein Os10g0537100 has translation MMDPAPKIPSSAAYKRLVPQHTSLWGAQFYENNPVHHPHWLRTTSLETDQNKEAATTNIAVAAAAEMFRAPHGTLNFHSYQEDTNTYDDEDPPDEPIVEERDNIEAGYRDDHHQQQQEQEQEQEQEREHMFEKPLTPSDVGKLNRLVIPKQHAERYFPLGGGGGGGESGGEKGLLLSFEDESGKAWRFRYSYWNSSQSYVLTKGWSRFVKEKRLDAGDVVLFERHRVNGERFYIRWRRRAAPVQDSGTLPLPPQHEGPSLMGAWTRVLYSGPAPPPPPLPSPSPSPYHHSHHHYHHHPSHFHGHHGHTHGSPSPILYQADFLHADIATTRAPVVQNPTAPGNWKRLRLFGVNLDCQMLDDAPHPYPSPMPDDDGSSQSSHHHLYPTLLQPPQSAHHGSSIFVTAHKVLTSTTSGLATFLFILILFFECCLLSF, from the exons ATGATGGACCCAGCACCAAAGATCCCATCTTCAGCAGCATACAAAAGACTAGTCCCTCAACACACCAGCTTGTGGGGCGCTCAATTCTACGAGAACAATCCAGTTCACCACCCACACTGGCTTCGAACGACCTCCTTAGAAACTGATCAGAACAAGGAGGCCGCTACAACTAATAttgcagtagcagcagcagcagagatGTTCCGGGCGCCCCATGGCACCCTCAATTTCCATTCATACCAGGAGGACACCAATACCTACGATGACGAAGACCCACCAGATGAACCAATCGTAGAAGAGAGGGACAACATTGAAGCTGGTTACAGAGAcgaccaccaccaacaacaacaagaacaagaacaagaacaagaacaagagagagaacACATGTTCGAGAAGCCGTTGACGCCGAGCGACGTGGGAAAGCTCAACCGCCTTGTTATACCGAAACAACATGCTGAGAGGTACTTCCCACTcggtggcggcggcggtggtggtgagtCGGGTGGGGAGAAAGGGTTATTGCTGAGTTTCGAAGACGAGTCAGGTAAGGCATGGAGGTTCCGATATTCGTATTGGAATAGTAGTCAAAGCTATGTGTTGACTAAAGGGTGGAGCCGCTTCGTGAAGGAGAAGCGGTTGGACGCCGGCGATGTGGTATTGTTCGAGAGGCATAGGGTTAACGGGGAGAGGTTCTATATTCGTTGGAGGCGTCGTGCCGCTCCCGTCCAAGATAGCGGAACCTTACCACTACCACCACAGCATGAGGGCCCCTCACTTATGGGCGCGTGGACCCGGGTCCTCTACTCCGGACCtgcacctcctcctcctcctcttccttctccttctccttctccttatcatcattctcatcatcattatcatcatcatccatcGCACTTTCATGGTCATCATGGTCATACTCATGGATCTCCTTCACCTATTCTCTATCAAGCTGACTTTCTTCACGCAGACATAGCAACAACAA GGGCGCCCGTGGTTCAAAACCCGACAGCACCGGGGAACTGGAAGCGACTAAGGCTGTTCGGGGTGAATCTAGACTGCCAGATGCTGGACGACGCCCCGCATCCAtacccatcacccatgcccgATGATGATGGTTCATCACAATCGAGTCACCACCACCTCTATCcaactcttcttcaacctccTCAATCAGCTCACCATGGTTCCAGCATCTTCGTCACTGCTCACAAGGTACTAACTAGTACTACTTCTGGGCTAGCtactttccttttcattttgatCCTCTTCTTCGAATGCTGCTTgttatctttttaa